In one Aromatoleum aromaticum EbN1 genomic region, the following are encoded:
- a CDS encoding XrtA-associated tyrosine autokinase produces MSLIEKAVERLGQLQRADGQTPEEDAGIVIEARKTADAPGPISAASPAHAKRSERAAEAQRVAAQAVSIELDLDRLTQLGLVTPNHPRSVIAEEYRVIKRPLIHNAQGRGAAAVANGNLIMVTSALPGEGKSFTAINLAMSIAMELDHTVLLVDADFSRPAVLSRLGLPPRKGLMDVLVGDVGDLSEVMLRTSVEKLSILPAGMVHQRATELIASDAMNRLLEEMATRYAERIIVFDSPPLLATTEARVLATHMGQVVMVVESDRTTHGTVQQALSTIDACPVKLLVLNKAAEGGRGSLYGYGYGYGYGYGGGSRTEEHGADSRTDAAA; encoded by the coding sequence ATGAGTCTCATCGAAAAGGCCGTCGAGCGCCTCGGCCAGTTGCAGCGCGCCGACGGGCAGACGCCGGAGGAGGATGCCGGCATCGTCATCGAAGCCAGGAAAACCGCGGACGCTCCAGGCCCCATTTCGGCAGCTTCGCCTGCGCACGCCAAGCGCAGCGAACGCGCCGCAGAGGCGCAGCGAGTTGCTGCACAGGCAGTCAGCATCGAACTCGATCTGGATCGCCTGACGCAACTCGGACTCGTGACGCCAAACCACCCGCGCTCGGTGATCGCCGAGGAGTACAGGGTGATCAAGCGCCCGCTGATTCACAATGCGCAGGGCAGGGGTGCCGCGGCGGTGGCCAATGGCAACCTGATCATGGTCACCAGCGCGTTGCCGGGCGAAGGCAAGTCGTTTACCGCGATCAACCTCGCGATGAGCATCGCGATGGAACTCGATCACACGGTCCTGCTGGTCGATGCCGATTTTTCCCGACCGGCGGTCCTTTCGCGCCTCGGCCTGCCGCCTCGGAAAGGCCTCATGGACGTGCTGGTGGGCGACGTCGGGGACCTTTCCGAAGTCATGCTGCGAACCAGCGTCGAGAAGCTTTCGATTCTCCCCGCCGGCATGGTTCATCAGCGCGCGACCGAGCTGATCGCCTCGGATGCGATGAACCGTCTGCTCGAAGAAATGGCAACGCGTTACGCGGAACGGATCATCGTATTTGATTCCCCGCCGCTGCTGGCGACCACCGAAGCGCGGGTTCTCGCGACCCATATGGGGCAGGTCGTGATGGTCGTCGAATCCGACCGGACGACCCACGGCACGGTCCAGCAGGCGCTTTCGACAATCGACGCATGCCCGGTCAAGCTCCTCGTGCTCAACAAGGCGGCTGAGGGCGGACGCGGCAGCCTCTACGGATATGGATACGGCTACGGATATGGTTATGGCGGAGGTTCTCGAACGGAAGAGCACGGTGCGGACTCGCGGACAGACGCGGCAGCCTGA
- a CDS encoding SCO family protein, which translates to MTQRSAKLTLAVLVLVCTLPVAASYFAYYVWQPQGQVNYGELIPPAPLPDAVLPGVSGQPPFEREALDGRWTLVYAGSGACGADCERALYAARQSRLAQGKEMTRVERLWLVTDDVDPPAALLGRYEGLRVARAGSPWLVRFPGATQGVHMFLVDPLGNVMMRFPVPTDIKRVIKDLERLLKYSGLGRG; encoded by the coding sequence ATGACGCAACGCAGTGCCAAACTCACGCTCGCCGTGCTTGTGCTGGTGTGCACCCTGCCGGTTGCGGCATCGTATTTCGCCTATTACGTGTGGCAGCCGCAGGGCCAGGTGAATTATGGCGAGCTGATCCCGCCCGCTCCGCTGCCCGACGCGGTCCTCCCTGGCGTGTCCGGCCAGCCGCCGTTCGAACGGGAGGCGCTGGACGGCCGGTGGACGCTCGTCTATGCGGGCTCCGGCGCCTGCGGGGCGGATTGCGAACGGGCTTTGTACGCGGCGCGCCAGTCCCGTCTCGCGCAGGGCAAGGAGATGACGCGCGTCGAGCGGCTGTGGCTCGTCACTGACGACGTCGACCCGCCGGCGGCGCTGCTCGGCCGGTACGAAGGGTTACGGGTCGCGCGCGCCGGCTCGCCGTGGCTCGTCCGCTTTCCCGGCGCGACGCAGGGCGTTCACATGTTCCTCGTGGATCCGCTGGGCAATGTGATGATGCGTTTCCCCGTGCCGACCGACATCAAGAGGGTGATCAAGGACCTGGAGCGTCTGCTCAAATATTCCGGACTCGGACGGGGGTGA
- a CDS encoding COX15/CtaA family protein, producing the protein MTLYRRLVLAALALTTLVVVFGAYVRLSDAGLGCPDWPGCYGRLTPHHAATDILETHAADPHGPVSLPKAWKEMIHRYLAASLGLLIIAVAVLAWRKRDDPASSPRVAAALVGLVIFQGLLGKWTVTLLLKPAIVTAHLLGGLATLGLLAWLALKAWRMPPVTVSRSLLGATRVALVLLVVQIMLGGWTSTNYAALACSDFPACQGSFWPPADYADAFHVVRELGMTADGEILSLAALTAIHWSHRIGAALVALALSLLAGALFRRRATRGAGLALFAALALQTALGVANVLFSLPLPLAVAHNAGAALLLGVMVTINYRMRAMPRLAAVGRSEHERAEHENSYA; encoded by the coding sequence ATGACGCTCTACCGCCGCCTGGTGCTGGCCGCGCTGGCGCTGACCACGCTGGTGGTCGTGTTCGGCGCCTATGTGCGACTCTCCGACGCCGGTCTCGGTTGTCCCGACTGGCCCGGGTGCTACGGTCGGCTCACGCCGCATCATGCCGCGACGGACATCCTGGAGACGCATGCTGCCGATCCGCACGGGCCGGTGAGCCTGCCCAAGGCGTGGAAGGAGATGATCCACCGCTATCTGGCGGCGAGCCTCGGGCTGCTGATCATTGCGGTCGCGGTGCTCGCGTGGCGCAAGCGCGATGACCCGGCGAGTTCCCCGCGTGTCGCCGCTGCGCTCGTCGGCCTCGTGATCTTCCAGGGGCTGCTCGGTAAATGGACCGTCACGCTGCTGCTCAAGCCGGCGATCGTCACCGCGCATCTGCTCGGCGGCCTGGCGACGCTGGGATTGCTCGCGTGGCTCGCGCTGAAGGCGTGGCGGATGCCACCGGTCACCGTGTCGCGCAGCCTGCTGGGCGCCACGCGGGTCGCGCTGGTGCTGCTCGTGGTCCAGATCATGCTCGGCGGCTGGACCAGCACGAATTACGCGGCGCTCGCGTGCAGCGATTTTCCTGCGTGTCAAGGGAGCTTCTGGCCGCCTGCGGACTACGCCGATGCGTTCCATGTCGTGCGCGAACTCGGCATGACCGCCGACGGCGAGATCCTGTCGCTCGCCGCGCTGACTGCGATCCACTGGTCACACCGGATCGGGGCTGCGCTCGTCGCGCTGGCGCTGTCGCTCCTTGCCGGGGCGCTGTTCAGGCGCCGCGCGACGCGAGGGGCCGGCCTCGCGCTGTTCGCCGCGCTCGCGCTGCAGACCGCGCTCGGCGTGGCGAATGTCCTGTTCAGCCTGCCGCTGCCGCTTGCCGTCGCGCACAACGCGGGCGCGGCGCTGCTGCTCGGAGTGATGGTGACGATCAACTACCGGATGCGCGCCATGCCTCGGTTGGCCGCAGTGGGGAGAAGCGAACATGAGCGTGCTGAACACGAGAACTCTTACGCTTGA
- a CDS encoding TIGR03016 family PEP-CTERM system-associated outer membrane protein, whose translation MKLLALAGVMIVAGNVNAQVFIVQPSIHSRLTYSDNSRATENGGGDWIAEVTPAIAIARDQGRITGNLDARLRSVMYANDSDRNTSFVAMQGRGQVEAVEDVLFVDMSALVSRNNRSDLRGRSSQDFLSTDSGNETRIFSLGPRLHFRLGAGPEGVASYRMNWLDSGSGILSRTVENTRGQLSDPHAFGRVGWSLDYSRADTRYDDATDSEVSEEIARATIFLYVSPQLRLRAIAGHESNEYSVLSGESSSITGAGFDWNPTPRTTLSATAEDRIFGRSYYLDFNHRRPLSWWNVSYSRDITSSLETNGSVFDDPAFRSLFDALATEVPDPFEREALVRQQLGYPGIGLRDTFVTNNYFLARTLRGSVSLVGARNVLTLSLQRRERSRLGEPLVSDPRDDLSLFNDVETRSGTVSLSHSLSPAATLNTSVVRSYSEGSGTSDAETRRTTFSLGVSSRFGRRTAGSLIYRHQRASGTSDFTENILTASVGMQF comes from the coding sequence ATGAAACTTCTTGCGCTTGCCGGCGTGATGATCGTCGCCGGGAACGTCAACGCGCAGGTATTCATCGTGCAACCCTCGATTCATTCAAGGCTGACCTATTCCGACAATTCCCGCGCAACCGAGAACGGCGGCGGCGACTGGATCGCCGAAGTCACGCCGGCGATCGCGATTGCCCGCGACCAGGGCCGCATCACCGGGAACCTCGATGCCCGCCTGCGCAGTGTCATGTACGCCAATGACAGCGACCGGAATACATCGTTCGTCGCGATGCAGGGGCGAGGCCAGGTCGAAGCGGTCGAAGACGTCCTTTTCGTCGACATGTCGGCTTTGGTGAGCCGCAACAACAGATCGGATCTGAGGGGCCGGTCATCGCAGGATTTTCTCTCTACCGACAGCGGCAACGAGACGCGGATTTTTTCGCTCGGCCCGCGCCTGCACTTCAGGCTCGGTGCCGGTCCCGAAGGGGTCGCCAGCTACCGGATGAACTGGCTCGACAGCGGCTCGGGCATCCTGTCGCGCACGGTCGAGAACACGCGCGGCCAGCTCTCCGATCCGCACGCTTTCGGTAGAGTGGGCTGGTCACTGGATTATTCGCGTGCCGACACACGTTATGACGACGCGACGGACAGCGAGGTGTCGGAGGAAATCGCTCGTGCGACGATATTCCTGTACGTGTCGCCACAGTTGCGCCTGCGTGCCATCGCCGGCCACGAGTCGAACGAGTATTCCGTGCTCTCCGGTGAGAGCAGCTCGATCACCGGCGCCGGTTTCGACTGGAATCCGACGCCAAGAACGACCCTCTCGGCCACTGCCGAAGACCGGATTTTCGGTCGCAGCTATTACCTCGATTTCAACCATCGCCGGCCGCTGTCGTGGTGGAATGTTTCCTATTCGCGCGACATCACGTCGTCGCTGGAGACGAACGGCAGCGTTTTCGACGATCCCGCGTTCCGGAGCCTCTTCGATGCGCTCGCGACTGAAGTGCCGGATCCGTTCGAACGCGAGGCTCTCGTGCGTCAGCAACTCGGTTATCCGGGAATCGGGCTGCGGGACACGTTCGTGACCAACAACTATTTCCTCGCCCGGACACTGCGCGGCAGCGTGTCGTTGGTCGGTGCGCGCAACGTTCTGACGCTCTCGCTGCAGCGCCGCGAACGCTCCCGCCTCGGCGAGCCGTTGGTCAGCGACCCACGCGACGATCTTTCGCTCTTCAACGACGTCGAGACGCGCTCGGGAACCGTTTCCCTGAGCCACAGCCTGTCGCCCGCCGCGACGTTGAATACCAGCGTCGTCCGTTCCTACTCGGAAGGCTCAGGTACGTCCGACGCCGAGACGAGGCGGACGACGTTTTCGCTCGGGGTCAGCTCGCGCTTCGGTAGACGAACGGCCGGGAGCCTGATTTACCGCCATCAGCGGGCGTCGGGGACCAGCGATTTCACGGAAAACATCCTGACTGCCAGTGTCGGCATGCAGTTCTGA
- a CDS encoding porin, protein MQKKLIALAVAGLVSAPVFAQSNVTVYGIADAFFGYGKMDDNKFTGVESGGWAGSRLGFKGSEDLGNGLKAVFTLEYGIELDDNEGVGSGASRSRQQFVGLQGGFGFIGLGRQYNPGYYVFKYDAINVIPFSPQFILAANQGSNIVAGTPARVSNAINYKSPDFGGLTLNAIYGFNEANQDNNRQAGDTAAVGAEYANGPLAIGLIYSQVKQDAGAIPTEKFNGVADDTKKEAYLGAAYDFGMFKLMGSYQIIKDATAAEDDNKVWQVGSVVPVSSAGKVHLSYGRTDADADDSDAAAWSLMYSHSLSKRTLAYVGYTQVDNDDNTAYSVLAKRTDETTGAPLFDEDSRNFLIGVNHSF, encoded by the coding sequence ATGCAGAAGAAACTGATTGCCCTGGCCGTCGCCGGCCTGGTCTCCGCCCCGGTTTTCGCGCAGTCGAACGTCACCGTGTACGGTATCGCCGACGCTTTCTTCGGCTACGGCAAGATGGACGACAACAAGTTCACCGGCGTCGAGAGCGGCGGCTGGGCGGGTTCCCGCCTGGGCTTCAAGGGTAGCGAGGACCTCGGCAACGGCCTGAAGGCCGTGTTCACGCTCGAGTACGGTATCGAACTCGACGACAACGAAGGCGTCGGCTCCGGTGCCTCGCGTAGCCGTCAGCAGTTCGTCGGCCTGCAGGGCGGCTTCGGCTTCATCGGTCTCGGCCGCCAGTACAATCCGGGCTACTACGTGTTCAAGTACGACGCGATCAACGTCATCCCGTTCAGCCCGCAGTTCATCCTCGCGGCTAACCAGGGTTCGAACATCGTCGCAGGTACCCCGGCGCGCGTCAGCAACGCAATCAACTACAAGTCGCCCGATTTCGGCGGCCTGACGCTGAACGCGATCTACGGCTTCAACGAAGCGAACCAGGACAACAACCGCCAGGCAGGTGACACGGCAGCCGTCGGCGCCGAGTACGCGAACGGCCCGCTCGCGATCGGCCTCATCTACAGCCAGGTGAAGCAGGACGCCGGCGCGATCCCGACTGAGAAGTTCAACGGGGTTGCTGATGACACCAAGAAGGAAGCGTACCTGGGTGCCGCTTACGACTTCGGCATGTTCAAGCTGATGGGCTCGTACCAGATCATCAAGGATGCCACCGCTGCGGAAGACGACAACAAGGTCTGGCAGGTCGGCAGCGTGGTTCCGGTCAGCTCGGCCGGCAAGGTCCACCTGTCCTATGGCCGCACGGATGCGGACGCGGACGACAGCGACGCCGCTGCCTGGTCGTTGATGTACTCGCATAGCCTGTCGAAGCGCACGCTCGCTTACGTCGGCTACACGCAAGTCGACAACGACGACAACACGGCTTACTCGGTCCTCGCTAAAAGGACTGACGAGACCACTGGCGCCCCCCTCTTCGACGAAGACAGCCGCAACTTCCTGATCGGTGTGAATCACTCGTTCTGA
- a CDS encoding XrtA/PEP-CTERM system exopolysaccharide export protein — protein sequence MVESASMSGDSVRKFLGVTVAAGLLSGCATSSFPPAPAVASDAAYNYVIGPGDSVNIVVWRNPELSMAVPVRPDGKITTPLVEDLPALGKDSSTLARDIEQALAKFIREPVVTVIVTSFVGPYSEQIRVVGEAATPQVLPYVQKMTLLDVMIAVGGVTEFADGNGASILRTGEGNKQYSVRVKDLLKRGDVSANVEMRPGDVLIIPQSWF from the coding sequence ATGGTAGAGAGTGCATCGATGTCGGGGGACAGTGTCCGCAAGTTTCTTGGGGTGACCGTTGCAGCGGGGTTGTTGTCGGGGTGCGCGACGTCCTCGTTTCCACCCGCTCCGGCGGTAGCGTCGGATGCTGCATACAACTACGTGATCGGGCCGGGCGACAGCGTGAACATCGTCGTCTGGCGAAACCCCGAGTTGTCGATGGCGGTGCCGGTCCGGCCCGACGGCAAGATCACGACACCGCTCGTCGAAGATCTTCCGGCGCTCGGGAAAGACTCCTCGACGCTGGCGCGCGACATCGAGCAGGCGCTTGCGAAATTCATTCGCGAGCCGGTCGTGACCGTGATCGTGACCAGTTTTGTCGGCCCCTACAGCGAACAGATCCGCGTGGTCGGCGAGGCGGCAACTCCGCAAGTCCTGCCCTACGTCCAGAAAATGACGCTGCTCGACGTGATGATCGCAGTCGGAGGCGTCACCGAATTCGCCGACGGCAATGGCGCCTCGATCCTTCGTACCGGCGAAGGAAACAAGCAGTACAGCGTCCGCGTCAAGGACCTGCTCAAGCGAGGTGACGTGTCGGCGAACGTCGAAATGCGGCCGGGTGACGTGCTGATCATTCCCCAGAGCTGGTTCTGA
- a CDS encoding SCO family protein, whose translation MLRSLILATALALAGCTDSSAPKPSFHATDITGAEYGSTFALTDHHGTPRTLADFRGKVVTMFFGYTQCPDVCPTTLSTMSEVMRLLGPDAERVQVLFVTVDPERDTQALLANYVPQFDARFIGLYGDAAQTQAVAKDFRIFYQKSGDTEGANYTVDHVAGTYIFDPTGRLRLYVRHGESAENIAADIRALLAAK comes from the coding sequence ATGCTACGCTCCCTGATCCTCGCGACCGCGCTTGCGCTCGCGGGCTGTACCGATTCCTCAGCGCCCAAGCCTTCTTTCCACGCGACGGACATCACCGGCGCCGAATACGGCAGCACGTTTGCGCTGACCGACCACCACGGCACGCCGCGCACGCTGGCGGACTTCCGCGGCAAGGTCGTGACGATGTTCTTCGGCTATACGCAATGTCCGGACGTCTGCCCGACGACGCTGTCGACGATGAGCGAAGTGATGCGCCTGCTCGGGCCGGACGCCGAGCGCGTGCAAGTGCTGTTCGTCACCGTCGACCCCGAGCGCGACACGCAGGCACTGCTCGCGAACTACGTTCCGCAGTTCGATGCGCGCTTCATCGGCTTGTATGGCGACGCTGCCCAGACGCAGGCGGTGGCGAAGGATTTCCGGATTTTCTACCAGAAAAGCGGCGATACCGAAGGGGCGAACTACACCGTCGACCACGTCGCCGGCACGTACATCTTCGATCCGACGGGGCGGTTGCGGCTGTACGTGCGGCACGGGGAATCGGCCGAAAACATCGCGGCGGACATCAGGGCGTTGCTGGCGGCGAAGTGA
- a CDS encoding N-acyl amino acid synthase FeeM domain-containing protein, giving the protein MTESAYHAEGIKKASQSRLKPSLSIVDHRFGAMDPDFAITRDGYHVRMVHDEMDEVHGKISKLIQRMYSWRGLATDQPAKLPKHAGQTTLAACKGDLLFGTLTVGIDSPRGLLADTLYQGEIDEARSNGARVCEVTRLAMDPSHSSPEVLASVFHLAFMITRLVHRMTDLFVEVHPRHTAFYSRMMGYEVAGPERICPRVGAPAVLMRLSLEHAEREIRRIGGNESTRDRSLYRLFFSSVEQDRMLLDLQGLRFAV; this is encoded by the coding sequence ATGACAGAATCAGCTTACCACGCCGAGGGCATTAAAAAAGCGAGCCAGTCTCGCTTGAAACCGTCCCTTTCAATCGTCGATCACAGATTCGGCGCAATGGATCCTGACTTCGCGATCACGCGGGATGGATATCACGTTCGAATGGTCCATGATGAAATGGACGAGGTACACGGCAAAATCAGCAAGCTCATCCAACGAATGTATTCTTGGCGAGGACTTGCAACGGATCAGCCGGCGAAGCTCCCGAAACACGCCGGTCAGACAACGCTGGCGGCATGCAAGGGAGACCTTCTTTTTGGCACCCTGACCGTGGGCATCGATTCGCCCCGAGGCTTACTCGCCGACACACTTTATCAGGGCGAGATCGACGAAGCGCGCAGCAATGGCGCACGGGTATGCGAAGTGACCCGCCTGGCGATGGATCCGTCCCACAGTTCACCGGAAGTGCTGGCGTCGGTTTTTCACCTGGCTTTCATGATCACGCGCCTCGTGCATCGCATGACGGATCTCTTCGTCGAAGTGCATCCCCGGCATACGGCCTTCTACAGCCGCATGATGGGCTACGAGGTCGCGGGGCCGGAACGCATCTGCCCGCGCGTCGGCGCCCCTGCAGTGCTGATGCGGCTTTCACTCGAACACGCGGAACGGGAAATCCGGCGCATCGGCGGAAACGAGTCGACGCGGGACCGCAGCCTTTACCGCTTGTTCTTCTCGTCCGTCGAACAAGACAGGATGCTACTCGACCTGCAAGGTCTGCGCTTCGCAGTCTGA
- the rpoH gene encoding RNA polymerase sigma factor RpoH: MSQALSFPVPFAVGSIDQYIQSVNRIPLLTEQEEVSLATRLRNEGDLEAARGLVMSHLRLVVAISRGYLGYGLPHADLIQEGNIGLMKAVKRFDPDRGVRLVSFAIHWIKAEIHEYILKNWRLVKIATTKAQRKLFFNLRSLKQDTGTLNRDEVVAVAKQLGVKPEEVVEMETRLTGRDIQLEGGPDDDEHHFAPIAYLPDPNAEPSEVLEQAQLARLQDEGLSDALASLDDRSRTIVKRRWLTEGDSATLHELAAEYGVSAERIRQIEAKAMQKMRGLLAPA, translated from the coding sequence ATGAGCCAAGCCCTGTCTTTCCCGGTACCTTTTGCCGTCGGCAGTATCGACCAGTACATCCAGTCGGTGAATCGCATCCCGCTGCTCACCGAGCAGGAAGAGGTGAGTCTGGCCACGCGCCTGCGCAATGAAGGCGACTTGGAAGCTGCGCGCGGGCTGGTGATGTCTCACCTGCGCCTGGTGGTCGCCATATCGCGTGGCTACCTCGGCTATGGCTTGCCGCACGCCGATCTGATCCAGGAAGGCAACATCGGCCTGATGAAAGCGGTGAAGCGCTTCGACCCCGATCGGGGCGTACGGCTCGTTTCGTTCGCGATCCACTGGATCAAGGCCGAGATCCACGAGTACATCCTGAAGAACTGGCGCCTCGTCAAGATCGCGACGACCAAGGCGCAGCGCAAGCTGTTCTTCAACCTGCGCAGTCTCAAGCAGGACACCGGCACGCTGAACAGGGACGAAGTGGTCGCGGTCGCAAAGCAGCTCGGCGTGAAACCCGAGGAAGTCGTCGAGATGGAAACGCGACTCACCGGCCGGGACATCCAGCTCGAAGGCGGGCCGGACGACGACGAACATCACTTCGCGCCGATCGCATACCTGCCCGACCCGAACGCCGAGCCTTCGGAGGTGCTCGAACAGGCGCAACTCGCCCGGCTGCAGGACGAAGGGCTGAGCGACGCGCTGGCGAGCCTCGACGACCGTAGCCGCACGATCGTCAAGCGGCGCTGGCTGACCGAAGGCGACAGCGCGACGCTGCACGAACTCGCCGCCGAATACGGCGTGTCGGCGGAACGCATCCGCCAGATCGAAGCCAAGGCGATGCAGAAGATGCGGGGTTTGCTGGCGCCTGCCTGA
- the cyoE gene encoding heme o synthase, translated as MSVLNTRTLTLDRHAAARRLHAFYVLTKPRVNTLIVFCAVIGMFLAVPDGLPDPKSVVAATLGIAFVAGAAAAMNCLIEAHIDARMARTRHRPLPRGELAPAETLLFAGVLGGTGLTVLYHWVNPLTMWLTLATFVGYAVVYTVLLKPRTPQNIVIGGASGAMPPVLGWAAVTGEVSADALLLFLIIFAWTPPHFWALALYRSADYARAGLPMLPVTHGPEFTRLSVLLYTCILFGVTLLPFATRMSGPLYLVCAVALGIGFLRHAWRLYADYSDAFARRTFRFSILYLFLLFAALLMDHYLPL; from the coding sequence ATGAGCGTGCTGAACACGAGAACTCTTACGCTTGACCGCCATGCCGCCGCCCGGCGGCTGCATGCGTTCTATGTGCTGACGAAACCGCGCGTCAATACGCTGATCGTGTTTTGCGCCGTGATCGGGATGTTCCTCGCGGTGCCCGACGGGCTGCCGGATCCGAAAAGCGTCGTCGCCGCGACGCTGGGCATCGCCTTCGTCGCCGGCGCCGCAGCGGCGATGAACTGCCTCATCGAAGCCCACATCGACGCCCGCATGGCGCGCACCCGTCACCGCCCGCTGCCCCGCGGCGAACTCGCGCCGGCCGAGACGCTGCTCTTTGCCGGCGTGCTCGGCGGCACCGGGCTGACGGTGCTGTACCACTGGGTGAATCCGCTGACGATGTGGCTGACGCTTGCGACTTTCGTCGGCTACGCCGTCGTCTATACGGTCCTGCTCAAGCCGCGCACGCCGCAGAACATCGTGATCGGGGGCGCCTCCGGAGCGATGCCGCCGGTGCTTGGCTGGGCCGCCGTCACCGGCGAAGTCAGCGCCGACGCCCTGTTGCTGTTCCTGATCATCTTCGCCTGGACGCCGCCGCATTTCTGGGCGCTAGCGCTCTATCGCAGCGCCGACTATGCGCGCGCCGGCCTGCCGATGCTGCCGGTGACCCACGGGCCGGAATTCACCCGCCTGTCGGTGCTGCTCTACACCTGCATCCTGTTCGGCGTCACGCTGCTGCCGTTTGCGACGCGAATGAGCGGTCCGCTGTATCTCGTCTGCGCCGTCGCGCTCGGCATTGGCTTCCTGCGCCATGCGTGGCGCCTGTACGCCGACTACAGCGACGCGTTCGCGCGGCGCACGTTCCGCTTCTCGATCCTGTATCTGTTCTTGCTCTTCGCGGCGCTCCTGATGGATCATTACCTCCCGCTCTGA
- a CDS encoding XrtA system polysaccharide chain length determinant produces the protein MEELFSQIAGHVRGMWRFRWWGLAFAWIAGITGGFVIYSMPDRYESTARIYVDTQSVLRPLMSGLAVQPNIDQQIAILSRTLITRPNVEKLITMADLDPGARTPAQREALIAELTRGLQIRGAGRNNLFTLAYQDAHPERAQRIVQALVSLFVESGLVGKRQDSTSARRFIDEQIAGYEQKLGEAENRLKDFRLRNMALLGDGGRDYVSQMAELSAQLRQAELELKEAQNSRDSLKRQLVGEEPVLLAQPPNPLSVALPEIDGRIDALKKNLDGLLLRYTDEHPDIVGVRRVIAQLEEQKQKEVEAMRKVDTGAPWAPNANPVVQQMKISLAEAEARVASLEARVAEFGSRLAQLRSSAELLPKIEAEQTQLNRDYEVHKRNYEALVARRESANMSVEMTAQGGVTEFRVIDPPSLPNKPAAPNRALLMPLAGLIGLGAGIALAFLLSQLRPAFDNVRSLREIIGLPVLGAVSLVADPVLQKRRRRGLLAFGGGVAGFIVVVAGMTAMVQLLQG, from the coding sequence ATGGAAGAGCTATTTTCGCAGATAGCCGGGCACGTGCGGGGAATGTGGCGGTTCCGCTGGTGGGGCCTCGCCTTCGCGTGGATCGCCGGCATCACGGGAGGCTTCGTGATCTATTCGATGCCGGACCGATACGAATCCACGGCGCGCATCTACGTCGACACGCAGTCGGTGCTGCGTCCGCTGATGTCTGGACTCGCCGTTCAGCCCAATATCGACCAGCAGATCGCGATTCTCAGCCGCACGCTGATTACCCGGCCGAACGTCGAAAAACTCATCACGATGGCCGACCTCGACCCGGGGGCGCGCACTCCGGCACAGCGCGAAGCGCTCATCGCCGAGCTTACCCGCGGGCTGCAGATCCGGGGGGCCGGTCGGAACAACCTGTTCACGCTGGCTTACCAGGATGCTCATCCCGAGCGCGCGCAGCGCATTGTCCAGGCCCTGGTATCGTTGTTCGTGGAATCGGGGCTGGTCGGCAAGCGGCAGGATTCGACGTCGGCGCGGCGATTCATCGACGAGCAGATCGCCGGTTACGAACAGAAGCTCGGCGAAGCGGAAAACCGCCTGAAGGACTTCCGTCTGCGCAACATGGCGCTGCTCGGGGACGGGGGGCGCGACTACGTTTCGCAGATGGCGGAATTGTCGGCGCAGCTGCGGCAGGCGGAACTCGAACTGAAGGAAGCGCAGAATTCCCGCGATTCGCTCAAGCGTCAGCTTGTCGGGGAAGAGCCCGTGCTCCTGGCACAGCCGCCCAACCCGTTGTCGGTGGCGTTGCCGGAGATCGACGGACGGATCGACGCGCTGAAAAAAAACCTGGATGGCCTGCTGCTGCGCTACACCGATGAGCATCCCGACATCGTCGGCGTACGGCGTGTGATTGCGCAGCTCGAGGAGCAGAAACAGAAAGAAGTCGAAGCAATGCGGAAGGTCGACACCGGCGCGCCCTGGGCGCCGAATGCCAATCCGGTCGTCCAGCAGATGAAGATTTCACTCGCCGAGGCCGAGGCGCGGGTCGCATCGCTGGAGGCGCGGGTGGCCGAGTTCGGTTCGCGGCTCGCACAGTTGCGCTCGTCGGCCGAACTCCTGCCGAAGATCGAAGCCGAGCAGACGCAGTTGAACCGCGATTACGAAGTGCATAAGCGCAATTACGAAGCCCTGGTCGCGCGGCGCGAATCGGCCAACATGTCGGTGGAAATGACCGCTCAGGGGGGAGTCACCGAATTTCGCGTGATCGACCCGCCGAGCTTGCCGAACAAGCCGGCGGCGCCGAATCGCGCGCTGCTGATGCCGCTTGCCGGGCTGATCGGGCTGGGTGCCGGCATTGCACTGGCTTTCCTGCTTTCGCAGCTTCGCCCGGCTTTCGACAACGTGCGTTCGCTGCGGGAAATCATCGGCTTGCCGGTGCTGGGCGCAGTTTCGCTGGTCGCGGATCCGGTGCTCCAGAAGAGAAGACGGCGGGGGCTGCTGGCATTCGGCGGAGGCGTCGCAGGGTTCATCGTGGTGGTCGCCGGGATGACCGCGATGGTTCAGTTGCTGCAGGGCTAG